One genomic window of Vibrio ziniensis includes the following:
- a CDS encoding AraC family transcriptional regulator, with amino-acid sequence MIYGQQIEPCFKPAPKPAEHITLSTEIAGHAHNYMQVVIGLKGSVEFDVSGVGNRIEPGQGCVVSPDSTHVFGGIDKPSEILVLNVTRDSQSSYPAINQMYQLSESDCYFGMSSKTIQLIQMLGEEVHTSPDDLLLAQACSHTIIALLLKHICPFQTYSRIGRLDLDVVDSYIEKHIQNRISVNQLAGSVFLSESQFFNQFKKQTGVTPHQYVLAKRVEYAKRLIENNTFNLNYVSDITGFSGQSAFTHAFTKLEGISPSQYKKRYS; translated from the coding sequence ATGGACAGCAGATAGAGCCTTGCTTTAAACCCGCCCCCAAACCCGCAGAACATATTACTCTTTCTACTGAGATCGCGGGTCACGCTCATAATTACATGCAGGTCGTTATTGGCTTAAAGGGTAGTGTCGAGTTTGATGTCAGTGGCGTTGGTAATCGCATAGAGCCAGGTCAGGGTTGTGTTGTTTCGCCGGATTCAACCCATGTCTTTGGTGGTATTGATAAACCTTCAGAGATACTGGTACTGAATGTGACCAGAGATTCGCAGAGTAGTTATCCCGCTATCAATCAGATGTACCAATTATCTGAATCTGACTGCTATTTCGGCATGAGCTCTAAAACCATTCAGCTTATTCAAATGCTGGGAGAGGAGGTTCACACCAGTCCTGATGATTTATTGTTGGCTCAGGCCTGCAGCCATACGATTATTGCGCTTCTTCTCAAGCATATTTGCCCGTTTCAGACATACAGCAGGATAGGGCGGTTGGATCTAGATGTGGTTGATAGTTATATTGAAAAACACATCCAAAACAGAATCTCAGTAAATCAGTTAGCCGGCAGTGTATTTTTAAGTGAAAGCCAGTTTTTCAACCAGTTCAAAAAGCAGACTGGTGTTACACCACATCAGTACGTGTTGGCAAAGAGGGTTGAATACGCGAAGAGACTTATTGAAAACAATACTTTTAACCTTAACTATGTTTCAGATATAACAGGCTTTTCAGGACAGAGCGCCTTTACACATGCTTTCACAAAACTAGAAGGTATCTCTCCGTCTCAGTATAAAAAGCGCTATAGCTAG
- a CDS encoding 1-pyrroline-5-carboxylate dehydrogenase, which translates to MSQQIPMFDAAKKAFEDWYLSEPQARCLVLETLKKKVPSELVTAYDYQLSFGKQIVENCQSLISPTGETNDLYIQGRGVAVLLIDSADKSSRQATIAMLVSMLIAGNSVVACTDDKELTKLFSNLAENSEMPANLLQVCSRDNYSALIHQDIRNFALIGNSQTAIEINKELAAKPNAITSLVSETDLITLPNSKDPMLTLRFATERVRTINITAIGGNAMLMELGSDKH; encoded by the coding sequence ATGAGCCAACAAATACCTATGTTTGATGCAGCAAAAAAAGCGTTTGAGGATTGGTATCTGTCCGAGCCACAAGCACGCTGTCTCGTACTAGAAACGTTGAAGAAAAAAGTTCCATCTGAATTGGTGACAGCCTATGACTATCAGCTATCATTTGGCAAACAAATCGTTGAGAATTGCCAGTCGCTGATCAGCCCGACGGGTGAAACTAATGATCTATACATTCAGGGGCGCGGTGTTGCTGTTCTTCTTATTGATTCAGCAGATAAAAGCTCTCGTCAGGCAACAATAGCCATGTTGGTTTCAATGTTGATCGCAGGCAACAGCGTTGTCGCCTGTACAGATGATAAAGAGTTAACAAAGTTATTCTCCAATCTGGCTGAGAACTCAGAGATGCCAGCAAATCTGTTACAAGTATGCAGCCGTGATAACTACTCTGCTTTGATACATCAGGATATTCGCAACTTTGCTCTTATTGGCAACTCGCAGACGGCTATTGAGATAAACAAGGAACTGGCAGCCAAACCTAACGCGATTACTTCGCTGGTGTCAGAAACAGATTTAATTACTTTGCCAAATTCGAAAGATCCGATGCTGACATTAAGGTTCGCTACAGAAAGAGTTCGCACTATTAATATCACTGCTATTGGTGGTAACGCGATGTTGATGGAATTGGGGAGCGACAAACACTAA